One Leucobacter muris DNA segment encodes these proteins:
- a CDS encoding MFS transporter — protein sequence MSTTPRDRDASTGAPRFSGLAGVGPSPATKPRVRLGALAGVVGFLAFVELTSGILQGYYTPMLTDIARHLGVHDADVNWLEGTQLMLSALVVPAFAKLGDMFGHKRMLLWSTALTAAASLALPFTDSFAVFLVAWALQGFYVVWLPLEIAIIWSRSRGREGSSLLTARAAGILVAFLELGAILGALLGGRLIDLLPLQVVLLVPAAFVVACFFVVAFGVRETDLRPGGRLDLAGLVLVSLALIAFTGGLSLLRLNGPADPAAWIVTALGLALVVPFVLVELRQPDPLIDVRMFRSPALAPVFITAGLFGVSVLGAQAPLSTFARTDPEVYGYGLGTSGFTTSLIIGLYLVAMIAGALLFPKIARWTTPRITLIGAAGLVGVGYLLFLPLHESYAQVTANMMIAGVGSGALVAALPAAAASAAPAAQTGVATGLTNSVKTVGGAVASAAFGIALMHGATGAAAEGTAGSLAGYFTVWAICGVTALVAAALLCFVPKNAFTDGASARLPAAL from the coding sequence ATGAGCACGACTCCTCGCGATCGCGACGCCTCGACCGGCGCACCGCGCTTCTCCGGCCTCGCCGGCGTCGGCCCCTCCCCCGCCACGAAGCCACGCGTGCGACTGGGTGCCCTCGCGGGAGTCGTCGGTTTCCTGGCCTTCGTCGAGCTCACGAGCGGCATCCTGCAGGGCTACTACACGCCGATGCTCACCGACATCGCCCGGCACCTCGGCGTGCACGACGCCGACGTGAACTGGCTCGAGGGCACGCAGCTCATGCTCTCGGCGCTCGTGGTGCCCGCCTTCGCGAAGCTGGGCGACATGTTCGGGCACAAGCGCATGCTGCTGTGGTCGACCGCGCTCACCGCGGCCGCGTCGCTCGCGCTGCCGTTCACCGACTCGTTCGCGGTGTTCCTGGTGGCCTGGGCCCTGCAGGGCTTCTACGTGGTCTGGCTGCCGCTCGAGATCGCGATCATCTGGTCCCGCAGCCGCGGCCGCGAGGGCTCGTCGCTGCTGACCGCGCGGGCCGCCGGCATTCTCGTGGCGTTCCTCGAGCTCGGCGCGATCCTCGGGGCGCTGCTCGGGGGCCGGCTCATCGACCTGCTGCCGCTGCAGGTCGTGCTGCTCGTGCCCGCGGCCTTCGTCGTCGCGTGCTTCTTCGTCGTCGCGTTCGGCGTGCGCGAGACCGACCTGCGACCGGGCGGGCGGCTCGACCTCGCGGGGCTCGTGCTGGTCTCGCTCGCGCTCATCGCCTTCACCGGCGGCCTCAGCCTGCTGCGGCTGAACGGCCCCGCCGATCCCGCGGCCTGGATCGTGACCGCGCTCGGCCTCGCCCTCGTCGTGCCGTTCGTGCTCGTCGAGCTGCGGCAGCCCGACCCGCTCATCGACGTGCGCATGTTCCGCTCGCCGGCACTGGCACCGGTGTTTATCACCGCGGGGCTCTTCGGCGTCAGCGTGCTCGGTGCGCAGGCCCCGCTGTCGACCTTCGCGCGCACCGACCCCGAAGTGTACGGTTACGGGCTCGGCACCAGCGGCTTCACGACCTCGCTCATCATCGGGCTGTACCTCGTGGCGATGATCGCGGGTGCCCTGCTCTTCCCGAAGATCGCCCGCTGGACCACCCCGCGGATCACCCTCATCGGCGCCGCGGGCCTGGTGGGGGTGGGATACCTGCTGTTCCTGCCGCTCCACGAGAGCTACGCGCAGGTCACCGCCAACATGATGATCGCGGGCGTCGGCTCCGGCGCGCTCGTCGCCGCGCTCCCGGCCGCCGCGGCCTCGGCGGCGCCCGCCGCGCAGACGGGGGTGGCGACCGGGCTCACGAACTCGGTGAAGACGGTCGGCGGCGCGGTCGCATCGGCCGCCTTCGGCATCGCCCTCATGCACGGCGCGACGGGCGCCGCCGCCGAGGGCACCGCCGGATCCCTCGCCGGATACTTCACCGTGTGGGCGATCTGCGGCGTCACCGCGCTCGTCGCCGCGGCGCTGCTCTGCTTCGTTCCGAAGAACGCGTTCACCGACGGGGCCAGCGCGAGGCTCCCTGCGGCTCTCTGA
- a CDS encoding M20/M25/M40 family metallo-hydrolase: MHGRGALDDKGPLLVVLEAVENLLAAGFTPARDVLLSFGGNEETFGAAARVISDTLHERGIRPWIVLDEGGAVTDAPLPFVTGTAAMVGVGEKGIVTVRISARGEGGHASVPPDLTAVGRVARAVNRLSPGTFRARAPRAIPRMLGLFAPRSRGIGRPLYRLLAAWPWLNARVFAALGGEAAALVRTTIAPTRLSGGTANNVLPSEASATVNLRLALGETVEGAARRLRRRIGDEAVSVEVLEGNDASPESPSDGPQFALIADAIAASHPDAVAVPYVTMAATDSRYFHRYAPATYRFAPLMMNAEQRASIHGVDERVEVSELARGELFHRRLIEGLPA, from the coding sequence GTGCACGGCCGGGGCGCGCTCGACGACAAGGGCCCCCTGCTGGTGGTGCTCGAGGCCGTCGAGAACCTGCTCGCCGCCGGGTTCACGCCGGCGCGAGACGTGCTGCTGTCGTTCGGCGGCAACGAGGAGACCTTCGGCGCCGCCGCCAGGGTCATCTCGGACACGCTGCACGAGCGAGGCATCAGGCCGTGGATCGTGCTCGACGAGGGCGGCGCCGTGACCGACGCGCCGCTGCCGTTCGTCACCGGCACCGCCGCGATGGTGGGGGTGGGAGAGAAGGGGATCGTCACCGTGCGGATCAGCGCGAGGGGCGAGGGCGGGCACGCCTCCGTGCCGCCCGACCTCACCGCCGTGGGCCGCGTCGCCCGCGCCGTGAACCGGCTGTCGCCCGGCACGTTCCGGGCCCGAGCGCCCCGCGCGATCCCGCGCATGCTCGGACTCTTCGCGCCGCGGTCGCGCGGGATCGGGCGGCCGCTCTACCGGCTGCTCGCCGCGTGGCCCTGGCTGAACGCGCGCGTCTTCGCCGCGCTCGGCGGGGAGGCGGCGGCGCTCGTGCGCACGACGATCGCGCCGACCAGGCTCTCGGGCGGCACCGCGAACAACGTGCTGCCCTCGGAGGCGAGCGCCACGGTCAACCTGCGGCTCGCACTCGGCGAGACGGTGGAGGGCGCGGCGCGGCGGCTGCGGCGCCGCATCGGGGACGAGGCGGTGTCGGTCGAGGTGCTCGAGGGCAACGACGCGTCACCCGAGTCCCCCTCGGACGGCCCGCAGTTCGCGCTGATCGCCGACGCGATCGCGGCGTCGCACCCCGACGCGGTGGCCGTGCCGTACGTGACGATGGCGGCGACCGACTCCCGCTACTTCCACCGCTACGCCCCGGCGACCTACCGCTTCGCACCGCTCATGATGAACGCCGAGCAGCGCGCCTCGATCCACGGCGTCGACGAGCGCGTCGAGGTCTCCGAGCTGGCGCGCGGCGAGCTCTTCCACCGCCGTCTCATCGAAGGGCTGCCGGCATGA
- a CDS encoding dicarboxylate/amino acid:cation symporter, with protein sequence MTSFGWQILAALVLGLVLGGIAMSLGADAEGNKNGLHATLSTIGSSYVSLLRAAVVPLIFTAIVSSIVGLRQVTNAARLAGQTLLWFAITALIAVTIGIVLGVTLQPGSHASQAELETGDPYAVGTWWNFLTGLVPSNFLGLGVSGGVDADTGAFTGSASFNVLQVIVISVAVGIAALKIGEKAEPFIRLTESALAVIQKVLWRIIRIAPLGTLGLIGNAVAEYGWNKMGSLTWFVAVLYLGLALVLFVVYPVLVKAHGLSVRQYFSGVWPAVQLGFVSRSSIGTLPLTQRVTERNLGVPRGYASFAVPLGATTKMDGCAAIYPAVAAIFIAQFFGIDLTIVQYLLIVLVSVVGSAATAGTTGATVMLTLTLSTLGLPLEGVGLLLAVDPIIDMGRTAVNVAGQALVPAIVAKREGILDVDLYNAPRKGQAFDNTDVEAAADRPEGPSSDEIRDPAPAKV encoded by the coding sequence ATGACGTCGTTCGGCTGGCAGATCCTCGCCGCCCTGGTCCTCGGCCTCGTGCTCGGCGGCATCGCGATGTCGCTCGGCGCCGATGCCGAGGGCAACAAGAACGGCCTGCACGCCACCCTCTCCACCATCGGCAGCAGCTACGTCTCGCTGCTGCGCGCCGCCGTCGTGCCGCTCATCTTCACCGCGATCGTGTCGAGCATCGTCGGCCTGCGACAGGTCACGAACGCCGCACGCCTGGCCGGTCAGACCCTGCTGTGGTTCGCGATCACCGCGCTCATCGCGGTGACCATCGGCATCGTGCTCGGCGTGACGCTGCAGCCCGGCTCCCACGCCTCGCAGGCCGAGCTCGAGACCGGCGACCCCTACGCCGTCGGCACCTGGTGGAACTTCCTGACCGGCCTCGTGCCCTCGAACTTCCTGGGCCTCGGCGTGAGCGGCGGCGTCGACGCCGACACCGGCGCGTTCACCGGATCCGCGAGCTTCAACGTGCTGCAGGTGATCGTCATCTCGGTCGCGGTCGGCATCGCCGCGCTCAAGATCGGCGAGAAGGCCGAGCCGTTCATCCGCCTCACCGAGTCGGCGCTCGCGGTGATCCAGAAGGTGCTGTGGCGGATCATCCGCATCGCACCCCTCGGCACCCTCGGCCTCATCGGCAACGCCGTCGCCGAGTACGGCTGGAACAAGATGGGCTCGCTCACCTGGTTCGTGGCGGTGCTCTACCTCGGCCTCGCACTCGTGCTGTTCGTCGTCTACCCCGTGCTGGTGAAGGCTCACGGCCTCTCGGTCAGGCAGTACTTCTCGGGCGTGTGGCCCGCGGTGCAGCTCGGCTTCGTGAGCCGCTCGTCGATCGGCACCCTGCCGCTCACCCAGCGGGTCACGGAGCGCAACCTGGGCGTACCCCGCGGTTACGCCTCGTTCGCGGTGCCCCTGGGCGCGACCACCAAGATGGACGGCTGCGCCGCGATCTACCCGGCCGTGGCCGCGATCTTCATCGCGCAGTTCTTCGGCATCGACCTGACGATCGTGCAGTACCTGCTGATCGTGCTCGTCTCGGTGGTGGGCTCGGCCGCGACCGCCGGCACCACCGGCGCCACCGTCATGCTCACGCTGACCCTGTCGACGCTCGGCCTGCCCCTCGAGGGAGTCGGCCTGCTGCTCGCGGTCGACCCGATCATCGACATGGGCCGCACCGCGGTCAACGTAGCCGGCCAGGCGCTCGTGCCCGCCATCGTCGCGAAGCGCGAGGGCATCCTCGATGTCGATCTCTACAACGCCCCCCGCAAGGGCCAGGCCTTCGACAACACCGACGTGGAGGCCGCGGCCGATCGCCCCGAGGGCCCGTCGTCGGACGAGATCCGGGATCCGGCACCCGCGAAGGTGTAG
- a CDS encoding YajQ family cyclic di-GMP-binding protein, which yields MADSSFDVVSKIDSMEVENAVNQARKEVEQRYDFKGVGADVTLSGESIQIKANTEERANAVLDVLQSKFIKRGLSLKALDSGEPYASGKEYRIDSKLKEGIDQATAKKLNKLIRDEAPKGVKSQIQGDELRVSSKSRDDLPGTISLLKGADVDVALQFVNFR from the coding sequence ATGGCAGATTCTTCGTTTGACGTGGTGAGCAAGATCGACTCGATGGAGGTCGAGAACGCGGTCAACCAGGCCCGCAAGGAGGTCGAGCAGCGCTACGACTTCAAGGGTGTGGGAGCCGACGTGACCCTCTCGGGTGAGAGCATTCAGATCAAGGCCAACACCGAGGAGCGCGCGAACGCCGTGCTCGACGTGCTGCAGTCGAAGTTCATCAAGCGCGGCCTCTCGCTCAAGGCGCTCGACAGCGGCGAGCCCTACGCGAGCGGCAAGGAGTACCGCATCGACTCCAAGCTCAAGGAGGGCATCGACCAGGCCACCGCCAAGAAGCTGAACAAGCTGATCCGCGATGAGGCGCCGAAGGGTGTCAAGTCGCAGATCCAGGGCGACGAGCTGCGCGTCAGCTCGAAGAGCCGCGACGACCTGCCGGGCACCATCTCCCTGCTCAAGGGCGCCGACGTCGACGTGGCCCTGCAGTTCGTGAACTTCCGCTGA
- a CDS encoding DUF3151 domain-containing protein: MIGENLLGPEPTLLAQEPAVTAALAAGADPEAVVREHPESPLAWVVLADRADAEGRDIEAYAFARVGYHRGLDALRKSGWRGAGPVPWSHEPNRGVLRALYALRRSAARIGEQSEVDRLTEFLDGADPGAIPAIEAQ; encoded by the coding sequence ATGATCGGAGAGAACCTGCTGGGGCCCGAACCCACCCTTCTCGCGCAGGAGCCCGCCGTCACCGCGGCGCTCGCCGCGGGGGCGGATCCCGAAGCCGTCGTGCGCGAACATCCCGAATCGCCGCTCGCGTGGGTGGTGCTCGCCGACCGCGCCGATGCAGAAGGCCGCGACATCGAGGCCTACGCCTTCGCGCGCGTCGGCTACCACCGAGGCCTCGACGCGCTGCGCAAGTCGGGCTGGCGCGGCGCCGGGCCCGTGCCCTGGTCGCACGAGCCCAACCGCGGCGTGCTGCGCGCCCTCTACGCGCTGCGCCGATCCGCGGCCCGCATCGGCGAGCAGAGCGAGGTCGACCGGCTCACCGAGTTCCTCGACGGGGCCGACCCTGGCGCGATCCCAGCCATCGAGGCGCAGTAG
- a CDS encoding adenylosuccinate synthase — MPAVLITGAQWGDEGKGRATDLLGSRVEYVVKFNGGNNAGHTVVVGDEKYALHLLPSGILTPGVVPVIGNGVVIDLGVLKQELDALSSRGVDVSRLKVSANAHVITAYHRTLDKVTERFLGKRQIGTTGRGIGPAYADKINRVGIRIQDLFDESILRQKVEAALEFKNQVLVKIYNRRAIEADEVIADLLSFREMLEPMVCDTGLLLHEAMQDGKTVLFEAGQATMLDIDHGTYPFVTSSNATAGGASTGSGLPPHQLDRVISVVKAYTTRVGAGPFPTELFDEFGEHLASVGHEYGTTTGRARRCGWYDAPIARYAARINGVTDFVLTKLDVLSGLETIPVCVAYDVNGVRHDEMPVNQSDFHHAKPIYEEFPGWSEDISGARRFEELPKNAQEYIRALEAMSGARISAVGVGPEREQVVVLHDLLD, encoded by the coding sequence ATGCCCGCAGTGCTCATCACCGGTGCCCAGTGGGGCGACGAGGGGAAGGGACGAGCGACCGATCTGCTCGGCAGCCGCGTCGAATACGTGGTCAAGTTCAACGGCGGCAACAACGCCGGCCACACCGTCGTCGTCGGCGACGAGAAGTACGCGCTGCACCTGCTTCCGTCCGGCATCCTGACGCCCGGCGTCGTGCCCGTGATCGGCAACGGCGTGGTCATCGACCTCGGTGTGCTCAAGCAGGAGCTCGACGCCCTCAGCAGCCGCGGCGTCGACGTGTCGCGCCTCAAGGTGAGCGCGAACGCGCACGTCATCACCGCCTACCACCGCACGCTCGACAAGGTGACCGAGCGCTTCCTGGGCAAGCGCCAGATCGGCACGACGGGGCGCGGGATCGGCCCCGCCTACGCCGACAAGATCAACCGCGTGGGCATCCGCATCCAAGACCTCTTCGACGAGAGCATCCTGCGCCAGAAGGTGGAGGCCGCGCTCGAGTTCAAGAACCAGGTGCTCGTCAAGATCTACAATCGCCGGGCCATCGAGGCCGACGAGGTGATCGCCGACCTGCTGAGCTTCCGCGAGATGCTCGAGCCGATGGTCTGCGACACCGGTCTGCTGCTGCACGAGGCGATGCAGGACGGCAAGACCGTGCTGTTCGAGGCCGGTCAGGCGACCATGCTCGACATCGACCACGGCACCTACCCCTTCGTGACCTCCTCGAACGCGACCGCGGGCGGGGCGAGCACCGGATCGGGTCTGCCGCCCCACCAGCTCGACCGCGTCATCTCGGTCGTCAAGGCCTACACCACGCGCGTGGGCGCCGGTCCGTTCCCCACCGAGCTCTTCGACGAGTTCGGCGAGCACCTGGCGAGCGTCGGCCACGAGTACGGCACCACGACGGGGCGCGCGCGCCGCTGCGGCTGGTACGACGCCCCCATCGCCCGCTACGCGGCCCGCATCAACGGCGTCACCGACTTCGTGCTCACCAAGCTCGACGTGCTGTCGGGGCTCGAGACGATCCCGGTCTGCGTCGCCTACGACGTGAACGGCGTGCGCCATGACGAGATGCCCGTCAATCAGAGCGACTTCCACCACGCGAAGCCGATCTACGAGGAGTTCCCCGGCTGGTCCGAGGACATCTCGGGAGCGCGCCGCTTCGAGGAGCTGCCGAAGAACGCGCAGGAGTACATCCGCGCCCTCGAGGCGATGAGCGGCGCCCGCATCTCGGCCGTCGGCGTGGGCCCGGAGCGCGAGCAGGTCGTGGTGCTCCACGATCTGCTCGACTGA